Proteins from one Pithys albifrons albifrons isolate INPA30051 chromosome 2, PitAlb_v1, whole genome shotgun sequence genomic window:
- the LOC139668557 gene encoding gallinacin-10-like, with protein sequence MKLLYLLLAVFLLIFKATSGSADPLFPDTAECRSQGKFCRAGTCPPTFSATGTCHGGALNCCSK encoded by the exons ATGAAGCTCCTCTACCTGCTccttgctgttttcctgctcaTCTTCAAGGCTACTTCAG GTTCTGCAGacccccttttccctgacaCTGCAGAGTGCAGGAGCCAGGGAAAATTCTGCCGTGCGGGGACGTGCCCACCCACCTTCAGTGCCACTGGGACCTGCCACGGCGGGGCACTGAACTGCTGCTCAAAGTAA